A DNA window from Streptomyces parvus contains the following coding sequences:
- a CDS encoding GNAT family N-acetyltransferase, whose product MTLTDGEIVLRPIRMRDQRVWREVNRRNRDWLRPWEATVPPPAPGGPTAQRPTYRQMVRHLRAEANAGRMLPFAIEYEGRLVGQLTVAGITWGSMCSGHIGYWVDRGVAGRGVMPTAVALAVDHCFRTVGLHRIEVCIRPENAPSRRVVEKLGFRSEGVRPRYLHIDGAWRDHLIFALTAEEVPEGMLRRWRRSRPGAPDRPGRPKK is encoded by the coding sequence GTGACGCTGACCGACGGCGAGATCGTCCTGCGTCCGATAAGGATGCGTGACCAGCGGGTCTGGCGTGAGGTCAACCGGCGCAACCGCGACTGGCTGCGCCCCTGGGAGGCCACCGTCCCGCCGCCCGCCCCCGGCGGCCCGACGGCGCAGCGTCCCACGTACCGGCAGATGGTGCGCCACCTGCGCGCCGAGGCGAACGCGGGGCGGATGCTGCCGTTCGCCATCGAGTACGAGGGCCGGCTGGTCGGCCAGCTCACGGTCGCGGGGATCACCTGGGGCTCGATGTGCTCCGGCCATATCGGCTACTGGGTCGACCGCGGCGTCGCCGGACGCGGAGTCATGCCGACGGCGGTGGCGCTCGCGGTGGACCACTGCTTCCGCACGGTGGGCCTGCACCGGATCGAGGTCTGCATTCGCCCGGAGAACGCGCCCAGCCGCAGGGTGGTGGAGAAACTCGGATTCCGTTCGGAGGGCGTGCGCCCGCGCTATCTCCACATCGACGGCGCCTGGCGCGACCACCTGATCTTCGCGCTCACCGCCGAGGAAGTGCCCGAGGGGATGCTCCGCCGGTGGCGCCGGTCGCGGCCGGGGGCGCCGGATCGCCCGGGGCGACCGAAGAAATAA
- the galU gene encoding UTP--glucose-1-phosphate uridylyltransferase GalU produces MTQSPSRISKAVIPAAGLGTRFLPATKATPKEMLPVVDKPAIQYVVEEAVAAGLSDVLMITGRNKRPLEDHFDRNYELESALTRKGDAERLAKVQESSDLATMHYVRQGDPRGLGHAVLCAAPHVGDQPFAVLLGDDLIDPRDTLLARMVEVQEREGGSVIALMEVDPSQIHLYGCAAADATVDSDVVRVTDLVEKPDAADAPSNLAIIGRYVLDPAVFDILRHTEPGRGGEIQLTDALQLLAADEKIGGPVHGVVFKGRRYDTGDRSDYLRAIVRLACEREDLGPDFRTWLRKYVAEEM; encoded by the coding sequence ATGACTCAGTCGCCCTCCAGGATCAGCAAGGCCGTCATCCCGGCAGCAGGTCTCGGTACCCGGTTCCTGCCCGCCACGAAGGCCACTCCGAAAGAGATGCTGCCTGTCGTCGACAAGCCGGCCATCCAGTATGTCGTCGAAGAAGCCGTGGCGGCGGGCCTCTCCGACGTACTGATGATCACGGGTCGCAACAAGCGCCCCCTGGAGGACCACTTCGACCGCAACTACGAGCTGGAGTCCGCGCTCACCCGCAAGGGCGACGCCGAACGCCTGGCCAAGGTCCAGGAGTCCAGCGACCTGGCCACCATGCACTACGTGCGCCAGGGGGACCCCCGCGGCCTCGGACACGCCGTGCTGTGCGCCGCCCCGCACGTGGGCGACCAGCCCTTCGCGGTGCTGCTCGGCGACGACCTGATCGACCCGCGCGACACGCTGCTGGCCCGGATGGTCGAGGTCCAGGAGCGTGAGGGCGGCAGCGTCATCGCGCTGATGGAGGTCGACCCCTCGCAGATCCACCTGTACGGCTGCGCCGCCGCGGACGCCACCGTCGACAGCGACGTCGTCCGCGTCACCGACCTGGTCGAGAAGCCCGACGCGGCCGACGCCCCCAGCAACCTCGCCATCATCGGCCGGTACGTCCTGGACCCCGCGGTCTTCGACATACTGCGACACACCGAGCCGGGCCGCGGCGGCGAGATCCAGCTCACCGACGCGCTCCAGCTGCTCGCCGCGGACGAGAAGATCGGCGGCCCCGTGCACGGCGTCGTCTTCAAGGGCCGCCGCTATGACACCGGCGACCGCAGCGACTATCTGCGCGCCATTGTCAGACTGGCGTGCGAACGTGAAGACCTGGGGCCGGACTTCCGGACCTGGCTGCGCAAGTACGTCGCTGAGGAGATGTAA
- the moaC gene encoding cyclic pyranopterin monophosphate synthase MoaC yields MSTQNRLTHIDEAGAARMVDVSAKDVTTRVARASGRVLVAPRVIELLRGEGVPKGDALATARIAGIMGAKRTPDLIPLCHPLAVSGVKVDLSVADHAVEITATVKTTDRTGVEMEALTAVSVAALTVVDMIKAVDKSAVITDVRVEAKSGGKSGDYRRTTPAGPAGPDA; encoded by the coding sequence TTGAGTACGCAGAACAGGCTGACGCACATCGACGAGGCGGGTGCGGCCCGCATGGTCGACGTGTCGGCGAAGGACGTCACCACCCGCGTCGCCCGCGCATCCGGCCGGGTGCTCGTCGCGCCGCGCGTGATCGAGCTGCTGCGCGGCGAAGGAGTCCCCAAGGGCGACGCCCTCGCCACCGCCCGGATCGCCGGGATCATGGGGGCCAAGCGCACCCCGGACCTGATCCCGCTCTGCCACCCGCTGGCCGTCTCCGGTGTGAAGGTCGACCTGAGCGTGGCCGACCACGCGGTGGAGATCACGGCCACCGTGAAGACGACGGACCGCACGGGCGTCGAGATGGAGGCCCTGACAGCGGTGTCGGTGGCCGCCCTGACCGTCGTCGACATGATCAAGGCGGTCGACAAGAGCGCGGTCATCACCGACGTACGGGTCGAGGCGAAGTCGGGCGGCAAGTCCGGCGACTACCGGCGCACCACGCCGGCGGGACCGGCGGGACCGGACGCGTGA
- a CDS encoding molybdenum cofactor biosynthesis protein B: MQPAREPGPTGAVPDGGAPYRALVVTASNRASAGVYADKGGPLIVQALTGLGFTVEGPQVVPDGDPVEAALRAGVAAGYDVIVTTGGTGVSPTDATPEATRRVLDHEIPGIPEAIRAEGLAKVPTAALSRGLAGVASRTLIVNLPGSTGGVKDGLAVLGRILVHAVDQLRGGDHPRPGSPS; encoded by the coding sequence GTGCAGCCGGCGCGGGAGCCCGGGCCCACCGGAGCCGTGCCGGACGGCGGGGCCCCGTACCGCGCCCTCGTCGTCACCGCCTCCAACCGGGCCTCCGCCGGCGTGTACGCGGACAAGGGCGGCCCGTTGATCGTCCAGGCGCTGACCGGCCTCGGCTTCACGGTCGAAGGGCCGCAGGTCGTCCCCGACGGCGATCCGGTCGAGGCGGCCCTGCGCGCGGGCGTCGCCGCCGGGTACGACGTGATCGTCACCACCGGAGGTACGGGCGTCTCGCCCACCGACGCCACCCCCGAGGCCACCCGCCGCGTCCTCGACCACGAGATCCCCGGCATCCCGGAGGCGATCCGGGCCGAGGGCCTCGCCAAGGTCCCGACCGCCGCCCTCTCCCGGGGCCTCGCGGGCGTCGCCTCCCGCACGCTGATCGTCAACCTCCCCGGCTCCACCGGCGGGGTGAAGGACGGGCTCGCCGTCCTCGGCCGGATCCTGGTGCACGCCGTCGACCAGCTCCGCGGCGGCGACCACCCCCGACCGGGGAGCCCGAGCTGA
- the glp gene encoding gephyrin-like molybdotransferase Glp produces the protein MSSTIWSVDEHLDDILASVRPLEPIELQLPDAQGCVLVKDVVVEVALPPFDNSSMDGYAVRIADVEGASEEFPAVLTVIGDVAAGSAGLADDQVVGPGQAARIMTGAPLPAGAEAVVPVEWTDGGTGEGPAEGMRAHADAPEGATGEVRVHRPVTAGAHVRERGSDVEPGELALAAGSVVGPPQIGLLAAIGCSTVVVRPRPRVVVLSTGSELVQPGEGLTGGQIYDSNSFALTAAARDAGAIAYRVGAVADDAETLRATIEDQLIRADIVVTTGGVSVGAYDVVKEALSSVGDADEPGGGVEFRKLAMQPGKPQGFGSIGPDHTPLLALPGNPVSAYVSFELFVRPAIRALMGLSDVHRPTARAELRAEKALTSPSGRRQFLRGRYDAEAGTVTPVGGSGSHLIAALAQADALIVIPDDVTSVEPGTETDVVLLR, from the coding sequence GTGAGCAGCACGATCTGGTCGGTCGACGAGCATCTGGACGACATCCTCGCCTCGGTGAGGCCGTTGGAGCCCATCGAGCTGCAGCTGCCCGACGCCCAGGGCTGCGTCCTCGTCAAGGACGTCGTCGTGGAGGTGGCCCTGCCGCCCTTCGACAACAGCTCCATGGACGGTTACGCGGTCCGCATCGCCGATGTCGAGGGCGCGAGCGAGGAGTTCCCCGCGGTCCTCACCGTCATCGGGGACGTCGCCGCGGGCAGCGCGGGGCTCGCCGACGACCAGGTCGTGGGACCGGGACAGGCGGCCCGCATCATGACGGGCGCCCCGCTGCCCGCCGGTGCGGAGGCCGTGGTCCCGGTCGAGTGGACGGACGGCGGCACGGGCGAGGGCCCGGCCGAGGGGATGCGCGCCCACGCCGACGCGCCGGAGGGCGCCACCGGCGAGGTCCGCGTCCACCGTCCGGTCACGGCGGGCGCCCATGTGCGCGAGCGCGGCAGCGATGTCGAGCCGGGCGAGCTGGCCCTGGCCGCCGGATCGGTCGTCGGCCCGCCGCAGATCGGGCTGCTCGCGGCGATCGGCTGCTCCACCGTGGTCGTACGGCCCCGCCCCCGCGTGGTCGTCCTGTCCACCGGCAGCGAACTGGTCCAGCCCGGCGAGGGGCTGACGGGCGGCCAGATCTACGACTCCAACAGCTTCGCGCTGACCGCCGCCGCCCGGGACGCCGGAGCCATCGCCTACCGGGTCGGCGCGGTGGCCGACGACGCCGAGACGCTGCGCGCCACCATCGAGGACCAGCTGATCCGTGCGGACATCGTCGTCACCACGGGCGGCGTCAGCGTCGGCGCGTACGACGTCGTCAAGGAGGCGCTGTCCTCCGTCGGCGACGCGGACGAGCCGGGCGGCGGCGTCGAGTTCCGCAAGCTCGCCATGCAGCCGGGCAAGCCCCAGGGCTTCGGCTCGATCGGCCCGGACCACACCCCGCTGCTGGCCCTGCCGGGCAATCCGGTCTCCGCCTACGTCTCCTTCGAGCTGTTCGTCCGCCCCGCCATCCGGGCCCTGATGGGCCTGTCCGACGTGCACCGCCCCACGGCCCGCGCCGAGCTGCGCGCCGAAAAGGCGCTCACCTCACCGTCCGGCCGCCGTCAGTTCCTGCGCGGCCGTTACGACGCGGAGGCGGGCACGGTCACCCCGGTCGGCGGTTCCGGTTCGCATCTGATCGCCGCGCTGGCCCAGGCCGACGCGCTGATCGTGATCCCCGACGACGTCACATCGGTCGAGCCCGGCACGGAGACGGACGTGGTCCTGCTCCGCTGA
- a CDS encoding RNase A-like domain-containing protein: protein MAGPGSGSPSSPQAPGQNGTIDVKPADLFRVASGVAMQQTPMDRGAKGLLDKLRQYPDAGGYGTAPQAFAASYVKVGNRFLEVWARSVVSIGGAAVGFTSTANNYAKAEAANDPTGRTKAVTQPLPSVIQKVPGYGSVPNLKWGDDDGGDGWIRSLLEWVPEPIRDVLRPVVKHAFRMGKVAEVYPYPQQHHLNSLSKAWMEMTMTLSMTESGLTGNVSSITQQSNSEWHDAMRQFCSSLWGTTAWGTSTAGYQWKHDSASSPTATHPVMTVLFDTAQKVSDLLYQFAEAAVYVNGEVWDVYWDAVKDAVPKVEVDLKDGVGMDDVKGFVKGVAKGVVKGAAQIGAGIVLNIDTAKLNAIVTEYNSRVNALVPKLDALMAPLDEAHRSAPSFHAEEARAEAFGARALNDFKKEHQYLVPGEDPKDHFFPLDLASQEGIGNSHGVDKHIGLTDDQLTQRLRDQNNAPSASSYKDLPSAQRYTQAALDDIDNADRIEKWIERVQQRERNNPAWDPNNSKISPPLTLTFPDATGRTVERADYDAHGMGATASEVRSAQVALKYQKGMDPPFVVITSYPVAP from the coding sequence ATGGCGGGACCGGGCTCCGGCTCGCCGTCGAGCCCGCAGGCTCCTGGGCAGAACGGCACCATTGACGTCAAACCGGCGGACCTGTTCAGGGTCGCGAGCGGCGTGGCGATGCAGCAGACGCCCATGGACAGAGGCGCCAAGGGCCTCCTGGACAAGCTGAGGCAGTACCCGGACGCCGGCGGCTACGGCACGGCCCCCCAGGCCTTCGCCGCCTCGTACGTGAAGGTGGGCAACCGGTTTCTCGAGGTGTGGGCGAGGAGTGTCGTCAGCATCGGCGGCGCTGCGGTCGGCTTCACCTCCACGGCCAACAACTACGCCAAGGCCGAAGCGGCCAACGACCCCACGGGCCGGACGAAGGCGGTCACCCAGCCGCTCCCGAGCGTCATCCAGAAAGTACCTGGCTACGGCTCCGTCCCGAACCTGAAGTGGGGCGACGACGACGGCGGCGACGGCTGGATCCGTTCGCTGCTCGAATGGGTGCCGGAGCCGATCCGCGACGTGCTGCGGCCGGTGGTGAAGCACGCCTTCCGGATGGGCAAGGTCGCAGAGGTCTACCCGTACCCGCAGCAGCACCATCTCAACTCGCTCTCCAAGGCGTGGATGGAGATGACCATGACGCTCTCCATGACCGAGAGCGGCTTGACGGGCAATGTCAGCAGCATCACGCAGCAGAGCAACAGCGAATGGCACGATGCCATGCGCCAGTTCTGCAGCTCGCTGTGGGGCACGACGGCGTGGGGCACGAGCACCGCGGGCTACCAGTGGAAGCACGACTCGGCGTCCTCGCCCACGGCTACGCATCCGGTGATGACGGTGTTGTTCGACACCGCCCAGAAGGTCAGCGATCTGCTGTACCAGTTCGCCGAGGCGGCCGTGTACGTCAACGGCGAGGTCTGGGACGTGTACTGGGATGCCGTCAAGGATGCCGTACCCAAGGTCGAGGTGGACCTCAAGGACGGCGTCGGCATGGACGACGTCAAAGGGTTCGTCAAGGGCGTGGCGAAGGGCGTCGTCAAGGGCGCCGCCCAGATCGGTGCGGGTATCGTCCTCAACATCGACACCGCGAAACTGAACGCGATCGTCACCGAGTACAACTCCCGCGTCAACGCACTGGTGCCTAAGCTGGACGCACTGATGGCGCCACTGGACGAGGCGCACCGGAGCGCGCCCTCGTTCCACGCGGAGGAGGCGCGGGCCGAGGCGTTCGGTGCGCGGGCCCTGAACGACTTCAAGAAAGAACACCAATACCTGGTTCCGGGCGAGGATCCGAAGGACCATTTCTTTCCGCTCGACCTCGCGAGTCAGGAAGGCATCGGGAACAGCCACGGTGTGGACAAACACATCGGGCTCACCGACGACCAGCTGACCCAGCGACTGCGCGACCAGAACAACGCGCCGTCCGCTTCGTCGTACAAGGATCTCCCATCCGCGCAGCGGTACACCCAGGCTGCCCTCGACGACATCGACAATGCGGACCGGATCGAGAAATGGATCGAGCGGGTGCAGCAGCGGGAAAGGAACAACCCGGCGTGGGACCCGAACAACTCCAAGATATCCCCGCCGCTGACCCTCACCTTCCCGGACGCCACCGGGCGCACCGTCGAGCGCGCCGACTATGATGCGCACGGAATGGGGGCGACCGCGAGCGAAGTCCGCTCCGCTCAGGTCGCCCTGAAGTACCAGAAGGGCATGGACCCCCCTTTCGTGGTGATCACGTCGTACCCTGTGGCCCCCTGA
- a CDS encoding WXG100 family type VII secretion target: protein MADDDHITVDFATLRSLTGELEDILKKLNEQLDLLYGRAEKAVLSWEGEAREAFVDELDKWDHSAQDLRAAQKWLHEVVTKGHVNYAAAHRAVLRGWGVG from the coding sequence ATGGCGGACGACGACCACATAACGGTCGACTTCGCGACGCTGCGGAGTCTGACCGGCGAGCTCGAGGACATTCTGAAGAAGCTCAACGAGCAGCTGGACCTCTTGTACGGCCGGGCGGAGAAGGCCGTTCTCAGCTGGGAAGGCGAGGCCCGCGAGGCCTTCGTCGACGAGCTCGACAAGTGGGACCACTCCGCTCAGGACCTGCGGGCGGCACAGAAGTGGCTGCACGAGGTCGTCACCAAGGGGCACGTCAACTATGCCGCGGCACACCGGGCGGTGCTGCGGGGCTGGGGTGTCGGCTGA
- a CDS encoding 5-formyltetrahydrofolate cyclo-ligase: MNTDKSGKASAKGSLRRELLAARALLTKEDALRAAAVLAETALHLPELADARTVAAYVSVGREPGTRALLEALRGRGVRLLLPVLLADNDLDWAAYEGPAHLLPAGRGLLEPDGPRLGPDAVLTADAVLLPGLAVDGAGMRLGRGGGSYDRVLARLSAAGAHPSLVVLLYEDEVVARVPSEPHDHPVDAVVTPAGARRFAS; this comes from the coding sequence ATGAACACCGACAAGTCCGGAAAGGCGTCCGCGAAAGGCTCTCTGCGGCGCGAACTGCTCGCCGCACGGGCCCTCCTGACGAAGGAGGACGCGCTCCGGGCCGCCGCGGTTCTCGCCGAGACGGCGCTGCACCTCCCCGAACTGGCCGACGCCCGTACGGTCGCCGCGTATGTCTCGGTGGGCCGGGAACCGGGCACCCGCGCCCTGCTGGAGGCGCTGCGCGGCCGCGGCGTACGGCTGCTGCTGCCGGTCCTCCTGGCCGACAACGACCTGGACTGGGCGGCCTACGAGGGTCCGGCGCACCTGCTCCCGGCCGGGCGGGGCCTCCTGGAGCCGGACGGACCGCGCCTGGGCCCCGACGCCGTCCTCACCGCCGACGCGGTGCTGCTGCCCGGCCTGGCGGTGGACGGTGCCGGGATGCGGCTGGGGCGGGGCGGCGGCAGCTACGACCGGGTGCTGGCCCGGCTGTCCGCCGCCGGGGCGCACCCGTCACTCGTCGTGCTCCTGTACGAGGACGAGGTGGTCGCGCGGGTTCCGTCGGAACCGCACGACCACCCCGTGGACGCCGTGGTCACACCGGCCGGAGCGCGGCGCTTCGCCTCATGA
- the glpR gene encoding gephyrin-like molybdotransferase receptor GlpR yields MSSSGLIYAVIVGAWAAYLVPMWLRRQDELNEARPTERFSTAIRLLSGRAAMERRYAKELRERTAEEAGPEVDPDRETDRMESVDVRAFAAPPAHTEARLSDPAHAPERAPGHQASDRPAHDRLAGHQPPDRQHPARPAHERRPGEHVPPARRPRSGAADAERARRAQRSQVLARRRRTTVVLFLAFTLGAIVAAVGGLGFLWAPAVPAVLLSTYIVHLRAQERRRFAFTMDRRRAEDAAQRLRENRPRRNQPAASDSAEPDDDSEAHHAEPEPTPTVSPQEAGRRALVEQTDHAEWVDQQRERGRVQGDSWEPVPVPLPTYVTAPVAPRATGGVEVGDPETWSAARSSTAEPTQTGTSHPTAPAVDPAPRQRTNQSRRNRDGGRTPLFDQYDDEDRPRAANE; encoded by the coding sequence GTGAGCAGCAGCGGCCTCATCTACGCAGTCATCGTCGGGGCCTGGGCCGCCTACTTGGTGCCGATGTGGCTCCGCAGGCAGGACGAGCTGAACGAAGCGCGTCCGACGGAACGCTTCAGCACCGCCATCCGGCTGCTGTCCGGCCGGGCGGCGATGGAGCGCCGTTACGCCAAGGAGCTGCGGGAGCGCACTGCCGAGGAGGCGGGGCCCGAGGTCGACCCGGACCGGGAAACGGACCGTATGGAGTCCGTGGACGTCCGGGCCTTTGCCGCGCCTCCGGCGCACACGGAAGCCCGGCTGAGCGACCCGGCCCACGCGCCCGAGCGCGCCCCGGGCCACCAGGCATCCGACCGCCCGGCGCACGACCGGCTTGCGGGGCACCAGCCCCCGGACCGTCAGCACCCGGCCCGCCCGGCGCACGAACGCCGGCCCGGGGAGCACGTGCCCCCCGCCCGGCGCCCGCGCTCCGGTGCGGCCGACGCCGAGCGGGCCCGGCGCGCCCAGCGCTCCCAGGTCCTGGCGCGGCGCAGGCGGACCACCGTCGTCCTCTTCCTGGCCTTCACCCTCGGCGCGATCGTCGCGGCGGTCGGCGGCCTCGGCTTCCTCTGGGCGCCCGCGGTGCCGGCCGTGCTGCTGAGCACGTACATCGTGCATCTGCGGGCCCAGGAACGCCGACGGTTCGCCTTCACGATGGACCGCCGCCGGGCCGAGGACGCGGCGCAGCGGCTGCGGGAGAACCGCCCGCGCCGGAACCAGCCCGCGGCCTCCGATTCCGCCGAGCCGGACGACGACTCCGAAGCGCACCACGCGGAGCCGGAACCGACCCCCACGGTCTCCCCGCAGGAGGCCGGCCGCCGCGCTCTCGTCGAGCAGACGGACCACGCGGAGTGGGTGGACCAGCAGCGCGAACGAGGCCGCGTCCAGGGCGACAGCTGGGAGCCCGTCCCCGTACCACTGCCCACCTACGTCACCGCGCCCGTCGCCCCCCGGGCCACGGGCGGTGTGGAGGTCGGCGACCCGGAGACCTGGAGCGCGGCCCGCTCCAGCACCGCCGAGCCCACCCAGACGGGCACGTCGCACCCGACGGCCCCCGCGGTCGACCCGGCCCCGCGCCAGCGCACGAACCAGTCCCGCCGCAACCGCGACGGGGGCCGGACCCCGCTCTTCGACCAGTACGACGACGAGGACCGGCCGCGTGCGGCCAATGAGTGA
- a CDS encoding WXG100 family type VII secretion target, which translates to MSDEGGQSRLRVKGDRLTVLADDLDAMQTHLDTQIKRMDAVVDSIEAGWRGPAAKAYRALHRGAAEDAVRIRMVLQRLEQGVRLSRDGFSEQELDIMERLRQVQVETDVKAEAAELSTPNPVAEASRSSLDDL; encoded by the coding sequence ATGAGCGACGAAGGTGGACAGAGCAGACTGCGGGTCAAAGGCGATCGACTGACCGTCCTCGCCGACGACCTCGACGCGATGCAGACTCATCTCGACACTCAGATCAAGCGCATGGACGCCGTTGTCGACAGCATCGAGGCGGGCTGGCGCGGGCCGGCGGCCAAGGCGTACCGAGCTCTGCACCGGGGCGCCGCCGAGGACGCCGTGCGCATCCGCATGGTCCTTCAGCGCCTTGAGCAGGGCGTGCGGCTGAGCAGGGACGGGTTCTCGGAGCAGGAACTCGACATCATGGAGCGGCTGCGGCAGGTCCAGGTCGAGACGGATGTGAAGGCCGAGGCCGCTGAGCTCTCGACGCCGAATCCGGTCGCCGAGGCGTCGCGGAGCAGCCTCGACGATCTGTGA